GCTTCCTGAAGATTTCGTATTTGCCTGTTTTGACGACAGGCTCTCCCGCGCTGCTCGGTCGGAAGGATTGCAAACTTTTCCACCTGAAGATACAGCTGGTTAGTGCACTCAAGATCGAAACCATGGAGGTCTGAAATGCAGGTTTACACTTATTCAGAGGCCCGACAAAAATTAGCCTTTGTTCTTGAACAAGCTGAAAATACTGGAAAGATTGTAATAAGAAGAAAAGATGGTCGCACCTTTGCCCTGATTCCGGAGAAACTCCTCTCTTCCCCACTGGATGTGCCATCAATCAAGTCCAATATTACAACGCAACAAATAGTCGATATCGTTAGAGAAGGAAGAGAACGGGATTAATAAGAGAAAACAACAATGCCGATTTATGAGTATGAGTGCTTATCCTGCGGCCAGAGCTTCGAGCGGGTGATGCGGCTTACGGAAGACGCTCCCCCCTGCCCATCCTGTGGAGCTTCCCAGGTAAAAAAACTTGTCGCCCCGTTTCGGACAAACGCGTGGGCGAATTTTCTCGACGGGATGGAAAAAAAGGTAAGTCGATAAATTGGATAAATTGGATAAATTGGGGACAGCCACTAATTTCGAAGGAGCTCCCTTAAAAAAACACTAAATTTAAAGACCCCTATGGAGATATATGGCGAACTAACCGGACTGGCGCCGGCGGAAAAGAAGATGCTGGAGCGTCTGTACCAGAGGCGCGTCCCGGCGGATGTAATTGTTACCCCTGAGCTGGCGCGCCAGCTTGCAGAAATCTCCCGGGAGATCAATCGGCAGATAGGGCTGCTGCTCTCCCGTCGGGGGGAGGTCGCCTTCGTCATTGTCGGGTCGCACCACAGCATCATGATCCCCAGTCTCGACGCGTTTCGTTCTTCATCACGCCGTTTTCGAGGGCTCCGGCTGATCCACACCCACTTGAACAGCGAGGCATTAACGACGGATGACCTCGTCGATCTGGCGATGCTCCGCCTTGATCTGATCTGCGCCATCGAGGCAGGCGAAGACGGCCTGCCCGGGTACGCCCACATCGCCCATCTGATCCCCGAAAATCCGGAGGGGCGTTACTGGGAGATACTCCCGCCACTTCTTCCAGGTGCGCTCGATATTGATTTTACGTCGTTTATTGCCGCCCTCGAAGGAGAATTCGCAAAAAATCAGAAAGGGCGCCAAACTGAAGCCCGCGAGCGGGCGATTATCGTCCGGGTTGAAACAAATCCCGCTCGCGACGGCGAAGCCTCCGTCCAGGAATTGAAGGAATTGTGCCGCACCGCCGGGGTCGAGGTTTTCGACGCCGTCATTCAGCATCGTCCCCAGCTCGACCCGCGTTTTCTGATCGGCAAGGGGAAACTCTCCGATACGGTTATCCGCGCCCTGCAGATGGACGCAAACATCCTCGTCTTCGACCATGAGTTGACCGCCTCCCAGACGGGTTCCCTCTGCGATTTCACCGAGATGAAGGTGATTGACCGCACCCAGGTGATCCTCGACATCTTCGCCCGGAACGCCCGCAGCCGCGAGGCAAAAATCCAGGTCGAACTCGCCCAGCTCAAATACCGTCTCCCTCGGCTGACGAAGCAGGACTCGGGTCTCTCCCGGCTGACCGGCGGCATCGGCGGCACCGGCCCCGGCGAAACAAAGCTGGAAATTGACCGCCGGCGCATCCGCGACCGGATAACCCGGCTCGAAAAGGAGCTGAAGGACGCAGAAAAAGCCCGGGGACAACGGCGGAACCGCAGAAATAAACAGGGCATTCCGGTGATCTCGATTGTCGGCTACACCAATGCCGGCAAGTCAACGCTGTTGAACGCGCTGACAAAGAGCGCCGTCGCCTCCGCAGACCGGTTTTTCGCAACGCTCGATACGAAAAGCGCGCGCCTGCGCTTTCCACAGGACACCGAGGCGCTGATAACCGACACGGTCGGCTTCATCCGGGAGCTGCCGAAGGAACTCTTTGCCGCTTTCCGGGCGACGCTTGATGAGTTGCAGGACGCAGACATCCTGCTGCATGTAATCGACATAGCCAACCCGGCCTTCGAGGAACAGATCACGGCTGTCGAAAAAATCCTCGCGGAGCTTGACCTGGCCGGCAAGCCAACCCTCCGCGCCTTCAACAAGATCGACCGGCTTGCCGACCCCTCAACGCTCCGGGCCCTCTGCCGCCGCTTTAATGCAGTGCCAATCAGCGCCCTTGCCCCCGCCACCTTTCCCCCCTTGCTGGTCAAACTTGCGCGGATAATCAGGGACAGAGCCCCTATTTCGCTCGCGAAGTAGGGGCTCTGTCCCCGATTATCCGCGCGACCTTGCCTGGCCGCACAGGGGCTCTGTCCCTGATTAATCCTTTCCATGAAGGACGAAATATGATAGCGGGAATTCATGTTCACCATTAAAAAACAGATGATCGGGACGCTGCTTCTGGTCTTATTGACTTGCTATTCATCAATTAGCACGCTTTGGCGGAATTTTTCATCGTACCGCGAGGCGCCAGAGACTGATCCGGTTACCGTCCATGAAGAAAGGATCATCGCCCTCAAAGAATTTATGCCCGCTTCCGGAGAGGTGGGCTACATTACCTCCATTGCCAACGACAAGATATTTGCCGCCGAAAGGACATTCGCCAATGTCGAGTTTCTCGCCCAGTTTGTCTTGACCCAGTACACGCTCGCCCCCCTTGTTGTCCGCAACTCTCCCTTTTACCCGCTTGTCGTGGGAAACTTCATCGATGGCAGCCCGGCGGCGGGATTCCTGGAGGAAAACGGCCTGACACCGCTCAGGGACCTCGGCGACGGTCTGATTATCTACCGGGGGGAGAAAAAACCATGACGCCGCTTTTTGGGGTTTCCCTCCTCCTGTCTCTGGCAACCGGCTTTTTTGTGATTCGCCTCCTGCTTCCCGAACCGGCAGGAGAACGCGGCAGTCTGCCGTTTCAGCTCTTTCTGGGAGCGGGGATCGGCATCGGCCTGAGCTCCTGCGTCTATTTTCTCTGCATGGCAGCGGGGATCACCGGTCTGGCGCCGCTCCTCGATGGCGCACTGTGCCTGTTTTCCGGCGCCCTTGCCTTCTACATCCGGAGGCCGGCTAAACGCACCGGCGGAAATGCCCTGGCAGGACGCACGAAAAATGGCTTTGAAAAACTGCTGCTTACGATTTTTTCCGTTGAACTGGCGGCCTCTTGCGGGGCTTTTTTCTTTGCCTTTCTGAAGGAACCCCACGGCAGGTGGGATGCCTGGCTGATCTGGAACATGCACGCGCGCTTTCTTGCCCGCAGCGGCGAGGCGTGGCGCGAGGTATTTTCGCTGCCGATGGACTGGAGCCACTGGGACTACCCGCTTTTGCTGCCGCTTTCGATCGTCCGGGGCTGGAAATACGCCGGAGCTGAGGGCATCTACATTCCCGCAGCCTTGGCCTTTATCTTCTTTTTGCTGACGGCCGGCCTGCTGCTTTTTGCCGTAAGTCGCCGCCAAAACCTCGCCGGCGGCCTCCTGGCGGCGATGCTCCTGCTGGCAACCCCCTTTTTCATCCTGATGGGAATCTCCCAGTTTGCCGACATTCATTTTTCGTTTTTTGTCCTGGCGACAATCGTTTTACTCTTTTTACCGGAACATTTTCCAGAGAAAGGCTTCGGCACGCTGATTCTGGCGGGAATCGCCGCCGGTCTGGCAGCGTGGACAAAAAACGAGGGGTTGCTGTTTTTTCTGATCGCCGCCCTTGTCCTTGCGACGGCAACCGCCTTTAAGCGGGGCGGGAAAGCTGCCGCGGTGCGCAGCGGCTGGTTTCTGGCCGGGGCGCTGCCGATCCTGCTTTTTGTGATCTACTTCAAGATGCAGCTCGCGCCGCCCAACGACCTGGCGAGGGGGTTTGCCGCCGACGCTTCCGGTTGGTCAAAACTGACCGATCTGGGCCGCTATGGAACAATCGCCAAGGCCTTTTTCATCACCGGGCTCAACTTCACCCAGGGGCCGGTCGATCTGCGCATCGGGATGAAACTGAATTTTGGCGCCGTCAACATCCTGCTGCCAGTTGCCTGGCTCTGGTTCATGGGCGTCAACCGCGACCCCAAGAACCGGATCGGCGTCATCTGCGCCGCTGCCATTTTGCTCCTGATGCTGAGCGGCTACTTCGCCGTGTACCTGCTCTCCCCGCTTCCCCTGGACTACCAAATCGCCACGTCGCTGAACCGCCTTTATCTCCAGCTTTGGCCGTCCATTGTTTTTCTGTTCTTCATGATGGCCAACCAGCCGGAGAATGATTGGCGATATCCCCGGAAAAGTCCTGCGGCGGCCCCCCAAAGAACGGCAAGCAAAAGTTCCTCGCCCCGGCGGAAGCAATCTCTCCCCAAAGGATGAAATAAATGGAAAAAACACTCTCGGTCATTATCCCCGTTTACAACGAAAAGAAGACGATTCTTCCGGTAATCGAACAGGTTCTGCTGCTCGATTTTGTACTGGAGGTAATCGTTGTGGACGACGGCTCGACGGATGGAACAGTCGCCCTGCTCCGGCAGACAACCTTCGACAGTCGCGTCAAGCCCTTTTTTCATGACAGAAACATGGGGAAGGGGGCGGCATTGCGCACGGGATTTGCCCATGTCGCCGGGGACATTGCCACGATTCAGGACGCCGACCTGGAGTATGACCCGGCTGAGTTTCGCGAGATGATCAAACCGATCAACGCCGGCGTCGCCGATGTCGTTTACGGCTCGCGCCTTTCCGGGGGAAAACCGCAACGCGTCCACCTCTTCTGGCACAAACTGGGAAACGGGCTGCTCACCCTCTTGACCGATGTCCTCTACAACATCACCTTGACCGATATGGAGACCTGCTACAAGATGTTCCGCCGGGAAGTTCTTGAAACAATAAGGATAAAATCGAACGGTTTCTCCGTCGAGCCGGAACTGACGGCAAAGATCTGCAAAAACAAACACTGGCGGGTTTATGAAATCCCGATCTCCTACTACGGCCGCAGCTACGCCGAGGGGAAGAAAATCACCTGGAGGCACGGCGTCTCCGCGCTGTTTACACTCTTGAAGTATCGTTTTATGGATTAACCCGGAAATTTCTGGTTGACAGCCAGTCGATTCTGTTCTAAGGTCGGCCAACTTTTTTCCAGGGGAATACGATGAAAACGCACACAAAGATGACAGGGGAATGCAGGAAGCAAAGCGGACTTGGCACGGGTCTCCTGCTTGGCCTCGTCCTTCTCGGGCTGGGTCGCGCCCAGCACCCGTCGCTTTCAGGATAGAGTACTGCCCCCGACAAGTTAACGTATCCTAAGGCCATGGGTTTGAAATCCATGGCATTTTTGTTTTTGGAGAATATGCCGTCAAGATTTCCCTTCCCCCCCGGGGGAGGGAAAAGGCAGAGGAAGAGCAGGACAACAAAGATGAATTATTTTAAGGGAGAACAATATGTATGAAGTTATCTGGCATGGCCGCGGCGGTCAGGGGGTAGTCATAGCCGCGCAGATACTGGCCGAATCTGCCTATCTGCACGGGTTCAAAGGCGTCACCTCCGCCCCCACCTTCGGCCCCGAAAGGCGCGGGGCGCCGCTTACGGCCTCAACCCGCATTTCCGATACCCCGATCCGAACATTTTCGCAGATAGGGATGGCGGACATCGCCGTCGTTCTCGACCCGTCGCTGCTTGACGTGGTTGACATCACGGGCTCGCTGAAGCCGGGGGGATTGCTGATTGTCAACACCGCCAAGAGCGCGGAGGAAATCGGCAGGGAAGGCAACACGGCCACGCTGGACGCGGCGGAGATTGCCATCCGGTTTCATCTCTTCAAGGAGGGGGCGCCGATCGTCAACACCCCAATGCTCGGCGTCTTTGCCAAGGCGTCGGGACTGGTATCGCTTGCAGCTATGGAAAAGGGGCTCAAATGGAAACTGTCCGGAACGGCGGCGACCACAAACATTGCCGCCCTGAGGGCGGCCTACGAAGAGACAATAATTAGGGACAGAGCCCCTAATTATAATGGCTCTGTCCCTAATAAAGAAAGGTAAGCTATGGAAATAAAAGACGACAATATCTCCGCCATGTGCAGGCCAGCCATCGGCGAAGCGGGGCGAACCGGCGACTGGCGCGACTCAACCCCGGTCATCGACCCGGCCAAGTGCATCGCCTCGCTGAAGAAACGCCCCGCCTGTTATCTTTGCTGGCTGTACTGCCCAGAAGGGGTGGTCATCACCGGCAACCCCATCCGGATCGATCTCGACTACTGCAAGGGGTGCGGGATTTGCGCCGAGGAGTGCCCCGCCCAGGCGATTGCGATGGTCATGCACGAGGAGGCAAAACATGAGTGAAGTCAAGATTCTAACCGGAAATCAGGCAGCGGCGGCAGCCGTCAAGCTCTGTAAGGTGCAGGTAATATCGGCCTATCCGATCACCCCTTCCACCTCGCTTACCGAAACGCTCGCCGAATGGATCGAACGGGGAGAACTGAAGGCCGAGTATGTCCGGGTGGAAAGCGAACATTCCGTGATGACCGTCTGCGTCGCCGCCTCCACCGTCGGCGCCCGCGTCTTCACCTCGACCTCTTCGCACGGTCTGCTCTATATGCACGAACAACTGCACTGGGCCGCCGGCTCCCGTCTGCCCATCGTCACCTGCGTCGTCAACCGCGGCGTCGGCGCCCCCTGGTCGATCTTCAATGACCAGCAGGACTCGATCGCCCAGCGGGACACCGGCTGGATTCAGCTCTACTGCCGGGACAATCAGGAGATCATTGACACCGTCATCCAGGCCTACCGGATCGCCGAGCAGGCCTACTGCCCGGTCATGGTCTGTTACGACGGCTTCGTCCTTTCCCACACGATGATGCCGGTGGAAATCCCCAACGCCGAAAAGGTAAACGCGTTTCTGCCCCCCTACAAACCCCATACGTTTCTTTCCCCGGAAGAGCCCCGGAATATCAATCCCGTCATCTTCCCCAGCCAGAGAAGAGACGACCTGGGCATCCTCCGGGATGGCTACATGGAGTTTCGCTGGAAACTCCAGAGCGCACTGGAAGGGGCCAGGGAGATAATCGTTGCGACCAATCGCGAATACGCGGAGAGCTTCGGCCGCGACCACGGCGGGATGCTCTGGAGCTACAAAACAGACGATGCCGAGGTCTGTATCGTCGGCATGGGTTCGCTCGCGTCCGAGGCAACCGCTGCGGCCGACCTCCTCCGGGAGGAGGGAATCCGCGCCGGCGTGGTCGGCATCAGGGCTTACCGGCCGTTTCCCCGCATAGAGGCGCGCGCCGTCCTCAAAAAGGCACCGGCCATTGTCATCTTTGAGAAGAACGTCAGCTACGGATACGAAGGAGCCCTTTCGGCCGATCTCAAGGCGGCCCTTTACGGCACGGGGATAGACGCGCCCGTGCATAACTACATCGCCGGCCTGGGCGGCCGCGATGTGAAAGCCGCTGAACTTGCCGAAGCCGTCCGGGCTTCGCTTGCCGATATCGCAAGCGGAACGCGGGAACGGCAGACCTGGCTTAACTGTGTAACGGAGTAAGAAAATGCCGGAAAAACTCTTTAATGTCAATCAGAAGGAATACATACTGCCCGGGAACCGCTCCTGTCAGGGATGCGGTCTGGCCCTTGCCTACCGCTACATCCTGAAGGCCCTCCGGGAAAACACCATAATGACGATCCCCGCGAGCTGTCTTACGGTTCTGCACGGCCTCTACCCGACGACCTCGGTCAATGTGCCTTGCCTGAACTGCACCTTTGCCAGCACCGCCGCCTCGGCCTCCGGTCTCGTTGCCGGCCTCGCGGCGATGAACCGCACCGACACGACGGTGGTCGCAATGGCCGGCGACGGGGGCACCTTCGACATCGGGATTCAGGCCCTTTCCGGCGCCGCCGAACGCGGGACGGATTTCATTTATGTCTGCTACGATAACGAAGGTTATATGAATACGGGCACTCAGCGCTCCAGCGCCACGCCGATCGGGGCGCTGACGACCACCACCCCGGTGCTGACGAAACAGCAGAACAAAAAAGACATGATGAAGATCATGGAGGCCCACGACATCCCCTATCTGGCAATGATGTCCCCCTCCTACCCGGTTGACCTCTACGACAAGTTTGTCAAGGCGAAAAGGATAAAGGGAACCAGGTACATGCAGATCTCCGCCCCCTGCCCGCCCGGCTGGGTCTTTTCCCCGAGGGACACAGTCAAGCTCGGCAGACTCGCCGTTGAAACCGGCGTCGTAGTCTTGTACGAGATCGAAGACGGCAGGCTGCGTCTCACCGGCCGCAGCAAAACACTCGCGGAAAAGGGGAACCGCGCGCCGCTGGTGCAGTACATCGAAAAACAGGGACGTTTCAAAAAGATGAGCATGGAACAACTGGGGAAGATGCAGAAATGGGTGGACGGCAAGTGGAACGAATATCTGAAGCGGGCCGAAGGATAACAGACAGTTTCGGCGCCTGGCGCCGAAACTTTTCGCTTTATGAACATTAAGCTGCGCTTTTATACCCCTATTGCAAAACCATTTGTCATTCCCGAATGTCTCTATCGGGAATATGGTTTTTCAAGCAGTTAGAACCAGATTCCCGCTCAGAATCGTTGCGGGAATGACAAGAATGGGGAGTTTTGCAATTACCTACCCTTTGTGACGGCAGGCCGTCATGAGGATTTCAAACAAAAAGCTCTTGCCATGTTTCTATCCGATAACGGTCATCACGAGACGCACGCCCACCGCCCCGAGGGCAAGCGCCAAGGCGCGGATGATCCAGTTGCCGTGGATTCTGGTTGAAATAAGCGCGCCGGCTTGAGCGCCGAGCAGGACGCCCGCGGATAACAGCAGCGTGCGATGCACTCCCTGGTGGAAAGAGCCGGTCGCGATATGGGTTATGGTGCCAGCCAGAGCCATGTTGGCGAGAACAAAATGCGATGTTGCGGTGGCAATGTGGACGGGAAAGTTCAGAAGACGCACCAGCACCGGCACATGGATGATCCCCCCACCGATGCCGAGCAGGCTTGAGAAATACCCTACCGCAACGCTTAAGGAAACCCCCAGCCTCTGATTGTAGAAAAAATGGTGTTCCGTCCCATCCCTCTCGATTACCGTGCATTTTCGATGATTCGGCAAACAGGGTGTCTCTGTCCTGCCCGCGGGTCTGACGATCAGAAAAACCGCAAGCAGTAGCAGTAAAACACCGAAAATACTGTCAAAAAGACGCCTCGGAATATAGGCGGTGGTAATCGCGCCGAGGATCGCCCCCGGTATCGTCGCCGCGGAGAAGATGATCCCGGATCGATACTCTATGCGCCCCATCCTCGAGTAAGCATAAGACCCGGAAAGTGCATTGAAAAAGACAACGGCAAGCGACATACTGGTTATGGTCTCCGGCGTATAGGACGGATATAGCAAAAGCAGAATCGGAACCAGTATAAAACCACCTCCGGCGCCAATCAGGGTGCCTAAGGCGCCGATAACAAATCCCAGCGGTATCAACCAGATATTTTCCATCAACATGTTCCGTTCTCATTATTCAAGTAACGGTGCCTGGCACCGAAACTTGAATTTTTCAAAGCGCCTGCTTGACAAGCTCGGCATAGCGGGCTGAGGCGCCGCGGGCCGTCGCAATCGCCCGCCTTCCCGCTTCCCCTTTTTCGTGGAGAAGTACTGGATTATCAAGCAGCCCGCAGATGCCGGCGTAGAGTTCCTCCGCGGTGTGGATGGTTATTCCGGCCCCCGCGGCGCGCAGCAGCGTTTCCTCGTCGCGAAAATCGTCCATATAGGGGCCATGAAAGACGACCTTCCCCCAGGCGGCGGCCTCAAGGATGTTCTGCCCACCCTTTTTGACAAGGCTTCCCCCACAGAAAACAACCGTCGCAAGGCTGTATATTTGGAAGAGCTCGCCGATCACATCGACCACCAAAACCCGTTCGCCGTCCCATCTCTGCCCGGCATTGAGCTGCGACATCCTGATAAAATCAGGGAACCCGGCCCGGCGGAGCAGATCGGCCACCGCCTGCGCCCGTTCGACATGGCGTGGAACAATGCTCAGCTTAAGCTCGGGACGGCCCTCTAACAACCGGCGATAAACATCAATAATTACCGATTCTTCCCCCTCATGGGTGCTTCCCGCGACAAGGATTGCCGCGCCCGGCGCCACCCCGAGACGCCCGGCTGTCTCTTTTTGCAATTCCGGAGAGGCGGCCGCGGCGAAACCGTCGTATTTGGCGTTTCCGATAATTTTTATCCGGGCGCGATCCATCCCGAGGAGTTCTATTCTTTCGCCGTCGGCCTGGGAAATCATCCCGGTCTCGTCAAGCTCGCCGAAGACCCCCTTCCAGAAAAAACGCGTTCGCCGGTAACGGGAAAAGGAACGGGGAGAGAGCCTGCCGTTGACCATGACCACGCGAGTCCCCCGCTTGCGGCACAGACGGATGAAATTGGGCCATACCTCCGTTTCCACAGGGACAAAAACATCGGGGCGCACCTGATTGAGAGCCTTTTTCACCACGCAGGGGATATCAAGAGGATAGTAGATTAA
This Syntrophales bacterium DNA region includes the following protein-coding sequences:
- a CDS encoding 4Fe-4S binding protein → MEIKDDNISAMCRPAIGEAGRTGDWRDSTPVIDPAKCIASLKKRPACYLCWLYCPEGVVITGNPIRIDLDYCKGCGICAEECPAQAIAMVMHEEAKHE
- the hflX gene encoding GTPase HflX; amino-acid sequence: MEIYGELTGLAPAEKKMLERLYQRRVPADVIVTPELARQLAEISREINRQIGLLLSRRGEVAFVIVGSHHSIMIPSLDAFRSSSRRFRGLRLIHTHLNSEALTTDDLVDLAMLRLDLICAIEAGEDGLPGYAHIAHLIPENPEGRYWEILPPLLPGALDIDFTSFIAALEGEFAKNQKGRQTEARERAIIVRVETNPARDGEASVQELKELCRTAGVEVFDAVIQHRPQLDPRFLIGKGKLSDTVIRALQMDANILVFDHELTASQTGSLCDFTEMKVIDRTQVILDIFARNARSREAKIQVELAQLKYRLPRLTKQDSGLSRLTGGIGGTGPGETKLEIDRRRIRDRITRLEKELKDAEKARGQRRNRRNKQGIPVISIVGYTNAGKSTLLNALTKSAVASADRFFATLDTKSARLRFPQDTEALITDTVGFIRELPKELFAAFRATLDELQDADILLHVIDIANPAFEEQITAVEKILAELDLAGKPTLRAFNKIDRLADPSTLRALCRRFNAVPISALAPATFPPLLVKLARIIRDRAPISLAK
- a CDS encoding pyruvate ferredoxin oxidoreductase, coding for MSEVKILTGNQAAAAAVKLCKVQVISAYPITPSTSLTETLAEWIERGELKAEYVRVESEHSVMTVCVAASTVGARVFTSTSSHGLLYMHEQLHWAAGSRLPIVTCVVNRGVGAPWSIFNDQQDSIAQRDTGWIQLYCRDNQEIIDTVIQAYRIAEQAYCPVMVCYDGFVLSHTMMPVEIPNAEKVNAFLPPYKPHTFLSPEEPRNINPVIFPSQRRDDLGILRDGYMEFRWKLQSALEGAREIIVATNREYAESFGRDHGGMLWSYKTDDAEVCIVGMGSLASEATAAADLLREEGIRAGVVGIRAYRPFPRIEARAVLKKAPAIVIFEKNVSYGYEGALSADLKAALYGTGIDAPVHNYIAGLGGRDVKAAELAEAVRASLADIASGTRERQTWLNCVTE
- a CDS encoding type II toxin-antitoxin system Phd/YefM family antitoxin; its protein translation is MQVYTYSEARQKLAFVLEQAENTGKIVIRRKDGRTFALIPEKLLSSPLDVPSIKSNITTQQIVDIVREGRERD
- a CDS encoding zinc ribbon domain-containing protein — its product is MPIYEYECLSCGQSFERVMRLTEDAPPCPSCGASQVKKLVAPFRTNAWANFLDGMEKKVSR
- a CDS encoding 2-oxoacid:acceptor oxidoreductase family protein gives rise to the protein MYEVIWHGRGGQGVVIAAQILAESAYLHGFKGVTSAPTFGPERRGAPLTASTRISDTPIRTFSQIGMADIAVVLDPSLLDVVDITGSLKPGGLLIVNTAKSAEEIGREGNTATLDAAEIAIRFHLFKEGAPIVNTPMLGVFAKASGLVSLAAMEKGLKWKLSGTAATTNIAALRAAYEETIIRDRAPNYNGSVPNKER
- a CDS encoding sulfite exporter TauE/SafE family protein yields the protein MLMENIWLIPLGFVIGALGTLIGAGGGFILVPILLLLYPSYTPETITSMSLAVVFFNALSGSYAYSRMGRIEYRSGIIFSAATIPGAILGAITTAYIPRRLFDSIFGVLLLLLAVFLIVRPAGRTETPCLPNHRKCTVIERDGTEHHFFYNQRLGVSLSVAVGYFSSLLGIGGGIIHVPVLVRLLNFPVHIATATSHFVLANMALAGTITHIATGSFHQGVHRTLLLSAGVLLGAQAGALISTRIHGNWIIRALALALGAVGVRLVMTVIG
- a CDS encoding 3-deoxy-D-manno-octulosonic acid transferase; this encodes MWSLAYNVLLFFAAIFALPYYGLKMLLTGKYRRSLGPKLGLSHANDLKSLTGRPRIWVHAVSVGEVTAAAPIIRELYSLLPEAGIILSVSTETGWQMADKLATGALLIYYPLDIPCVVKKALNQVRPDVFVPVETEVWPNFIRLCRKRGTRVVMVNGRLSPRSFSRYRRTRFFWKGVFGELDETGMISQADGERIELLGMDRARIKIIGNAKYDGFAAAASPELQKETAGRLGVAPGAAILVAGSTHEGEESVIIDVYRRLLEGRPELKLSIVPRHVERAQAVADLLRRAGFPDFIRMSQLNAGQRWDGERVLVVDVIGELFQIYSLATVVFCGGSLVKKGGQNILEAAAWGKVVFHGPYMDDFRDEETLLRAAGAGITIHTAEELYAGICGLLDNPVLLHEKGEAGRRAIATARGASARYAELVKQAL
- a CDS encoding glycosyltransferase family 2 protein; translated protein: MEKTLSVIIPVYNEKKTILPVIEQVLLLDFVLEVIVVDDGSTDGTVALLRQTTFDSRVKPFFHDRNMGKGAALRTGFAHVAGDIATIQDADLEYDPAEFREMIKPINAGVADVVYGSRLSGGKPQRVHLFWHKLGNGLLTLLTDVLYNITLTDMETCYKMFRREVLETIRIKSNGFSVEPELTAKICKNKHWRVYEIPISYYGRSYAEGKKITWRHGVSALFTLLKYRFMD
- a CDS encoding thiamine pyrophosphate-dependent enzyme; translated protein: MPEKLFNVNQKEYILPGNRSCQGCGLALAYRYILKALRENTIMTIPASCLTVLHGLYPTTSVNVPCLNCTFASTAASASGLVAGLAAMNRTDTTVVAMAGDGGTFDIGIQALSGAAERGTDFIYVCYDNEGYMNTGTQRSSATPIGALTTTTPVLTKQQNKKDMMKIMEAHDIPYLAMMSPSYPVDLYDKFVKAKRIKGTRYMQISAPCPPGWVFSPRDTVKLGRLAVETGVVVLYEIEDGRLRLTGRSKTLAEKGNRAPLVQYIEKQGRFKKMSMEQLGKMQKWVDGKWNEYLKRAEG